In Nitrospirota bacterium, the DNA window CGAACAGCTCAGGATGATGACGGCTGAAATGCCTGCGATGAACAGGAACAATGCAATGATCTTTGCGTTCTTCATGACCGGTCTCCTTTTGGATTAAATGGTTTGCATCGCGCCGCTCCGGGTGTGCATGATCCTCCGGTGGCATTCCCAGCATTTTCGCTCTTGGTTGATGCGCGTCACGGTCTGCTCGTGACACCTGATGCAGTTCGCCTGCACCACCTTTTCTCCATGAGCGGTAAGCTCGATGTGCTCCGGCACGGCGCCTGAATAAAAGAGCGCAACGTCTTTCATGCCGTCGATGGCCTTCCAGACATAGTGGATGCCGGCATTGTCATTCGGCAGGTGGCAGTCGACGCAGGCCTTCCTCCGGTGCGCGCCGGTGTGTGACCAGGCGTCGTATTCGGCTTCCATGACGTGGCATCCTGAGCAGAAGGCGGGCTGGTCGGACTTGGCAAGGAGCTTGGGCGGACCGAGCAGGAGAAAGACCAGCAGAATGAACACGCCGGCGCCTCCCATCACCAGGTATAACAGGGTCTTTCTTGACATGTGCAGGGTCAATTGAATCACCTCCCGTATCAGAATAAAAGCATGCTACGGAATAATCAGGGAGACAATAAACAATAAAATGCACATTCTGAACAGAAAAAAACGCTCAAATCACCGGTGGATAGTGGTCTCGTCGATGCTGATGGGTACACTCTCGGGATGGAAACTGACGTTGGTTATATATTAGCACAGATTGAAAGGCATTACGGCACAGGGAAGAATGGATGAGTCTGTTGCAGGAGATCGAATATGCTGATGTTCGCTACTGGCTTGAGAAGGCGGCTTCGTTACTGGCAAAACCCGCGAAGCGCGTTTTCTATCCTGGATACCCGCTTTCTAGACGCTCTAAGCCGTTGTCGGCGATACCCGTAATTTCACGAGCGCCAGCTTGAGCCGGTCATACACGGCGCGGCCTGCCAGAGGAAGGGCCATTCCCGCGATGAAGTACACCAGCCACCAGCTGCCGGATGACGCAAGGTGGGGATGCTGGCCTGTCATGTAGGACGGCAGGTCATAGAACCTTACCTGCAGGTAATTGACGGCCCGGAAGGCGAGAAAATGCAGGGCCAGAATGGTGATGGTATTTCTTCCGGCATAGACGAAAAAATTCTTTAACAATGATCCTGCCACAACGGCCTTCGCAATATACAGGTTCAGATAGATCCCGCACAAAGAGCAGGCAAGGTAAAAA includes these proteins:
- the nrfH gene encoding cytochrome c nitrite reductase small subunit, which gives rise to MSRKTLLYLVMGGAGVFILLVFLLLGPPKLLAKSDQPAFCSGCHVMEAEYDAWSHTGAHRRKACVDCHLPNDNAGIHYVWKAIDGMKDVALFYSGAVPEHIELTAHGEKVVQANCIRCHEQTVTRINQERKCWECHRRIMHTRSGAMQTI